A portion of the Zootoca vivipara chromosome 6, rZooViv1.1, whole genome shotgun sequence genome contains these proteins:
- the DACT3 gene encoding dapper homolog 3 produces the protein MIRAFSFPASPERSRLRGWLEGTLAGLCELHLLRERQERRVRQALRLAAESPSKQGDVEAGGGDAAPEDQLDALPGLMWELEQQLGLLRLYPEKTCGEAGETDSWPSSGFYEGAQSAVASDSPASGFGDSSSGFPSASGSYSRIGRPESRLGYANERPKSVGDVGNSSKDGPHRSTVPRSFSAPYSSSYDYAEEPAGYPPDPFLYPSPLHAVALQNPLLRSHLYEDPAFSSAASQAYPADGDGGLDAYGGEFQFYSEAAASHCHKVESYISRLVRRRSQLVRGSKPRTSLGSEPPAKGAVARQNSLCKRPLELLPPPAERKHPPAVERGSSTPSPCGHEGGAAAATRIWSSWDAAAERTLAAKAASEDYSPPHASLKKPPKLQALAHMRPPSADQYEAAYPSSPLLDRDDGVAPSSNQDLGSYESEDGACLMVKAHYIPAQQPPRAQQALRPGKKKPPPLTKGRSVELSPERAPLLPRERPRVSALPKKCRFSEEGGGEAAGRKGGGRKSSPRSRKAARSQSENSLLNKPGVKYGTAERDEAASKPARPRRPHGNVASGYRKWRSTAEICQEEAPGGSAAEPCRGRQGAGPVGYSYAGSDSECSAEPARQAPMCRLEEGLVYGDSESSLSDGDSPAAYSSGASSDTDESGGLVWPQQLSPQLISASGPGKAVGGQPKVFVKIKASHALKKKIMRFRSGSLKVMTTV, from the exons ATGATCCGGGCGTTCTCGTTCCCCGCCAGCCCGGAGCGGAGCCGGCTCCGCGGCTGGCTGGAGGGCACCTTGGCCGGCTTGTGCGAGCTGCATCTGCTCCGCGAGCGCCAGGAGCGCCGTGTCCGGCAGGCGCTGCGCCTCGCCGCCGAATCCCCGAGCAAGCAGGGCGATGTCGAGGCTGGAGGCGGCGACGCGGCTCCGGAGGACCAGCTG GATGCCCTGCCTGGATTGATGTGGGAGCTGGAACAGCAACTGGGGCTGCTGAGACTATACCCTGAGAAGACCTGCGGGGAGGCAGGCGAGACAGACAGCTGGCCCAGTTCAG GTTTCTACGAGGGGGCACAGTCGGCGGTGGCCTCCGATTCTCCTGCCTCTGGGTTTGGGGATTCCTCTTCCGGCTTCCCGTCAGCCTCAGGGTCCTACTCCCGGATCGGCCGACCTGAGTCCCGTCTGGGCTACGCCAATGAGCGCCCCAAGTCTGTGG GCGATGTGGGTAACAGCAGCAAAGATGGGCCCCATCGGAGCACAGTGCCCCGCTCCTTCTCTGCCCCCTACTCCAGTTCCTACGACTACGCCGAGGAGCCCGCTGGCTACCCACCAGACCCTTTCCTGTACCCCAGCCCTCTCCATGCCGTGGCCCTGCAGAACCCCTTGCTGCGGAGCCACCTCTACGAAGACCCTGCTTTCTCTTCGGCTGCCTCCCAGGCCTACCCCGCAGATGGGGATGGGGGCCTGGATGCCTACGGCGGTGAGTTCCAGTTCTACTCGGAAGCTGCCGCCTCACACTGCCACAAAGTGGAGAGCTACATCTCTCGCCTCGTCCGCCGCCGCAGCCAGCTGGTGAGGGGCAGCAAGCCCCGGACGAGCCTGGGCTCGGAGCCGCCTGCCAAGGGCGCCGTGGCCAGGCAAAACAGCCTGTGCAAGAGGCCCCTggagcttctccccccgccggcTGAGCGCAAACACCCTCCGGCCGTGGAGAGGGGCAGCAGTACCCCTTCGCCCTGCGGCCATGAAGGGGGCGCCGCCGCAGCCACGCGGATCTGGTCCTCGTGGGATGCCGCAGCCGAGAGGACGCTGGCGGCCAAAGCAGCCTCTGAGGACTACAGCCCGCCCCACGCCAGCCTCAAGAAGCCCCCCAAGCTGCAGGCCTTGGCCCATATGAGACCTCCGTCTGCTGACCAGTATGAAGCAGCCTATCCATCGTCCCCGCTGTTGGATAGAGACGATGGAGTCGCCCCTAGTAGCAATCAGGACCTGGGCTCCTATGAGTCTGAGGACGGGGCCTGCCTCATGGTCAAGGCTCACTACATCCCAGCTCAGCAGCCTCCCCGGGCACAGCAGGCCCTGCGGCCTGGCAAAAAAAAGCCCCCTCCCCTGACCAAGGGGCGCTCTGTGGAACTGTCACCGGAGCGGGCCCCCTTGCTGCCCAGGGAGCGGCCGCGGGTGTCGGCACTCCCCAAGAAATGCCGCTTCAGCGAGGAGGGCGGCGGTGAGGCCgcagggaggaaagggggcgGCCGGAAAAGCTCCCCCAGGTCAAGGAAGGCGGCTCGCTCGCAGTCGGAGAACAGCCTCCTCAACAAACCGGGGGTCAAGTATGGCACGGCTGAGCGGGACGAGGCCGCCAGCAAGCCGGCCCGCCCGAGGCGGCCTCATGGCAACGTGGCCAGCGGCTACCGCAAGTGGCGCTCGACGGCGGAGATCTGCCAGGAGGAGGCCCCCGGCGGGAGCGCCGCCGAGCCATGCCGGGGCCGTCAAGGGGCTGGGCCAGTGGGGTACAGCTATGCTGGGAGCGACTCCGAATGCTCAGCTGAACCGGCCCGGCAAGCGCCCATGTGCCGCCTGGAGGAAGGCCTTGTTTACGGAGACAGCGAGTCGAGCCTGAGCGACGGGGACTCGCCTGCAGCCTACAGCAGCGGGGCGTCCAGCGACACGGACGAGAGCGGCGGCCTGGTGTGGCCACAGCAGCTCTCTCCTCAGCTCATATCAGCCTCCGGGCCGGGGAAGGCTGTGGGCGGGCAGCCCAAGGTCTTCGTCAAGATCAAGGCCTCGCATGCGCTGAAGAAGAAGATCATGCGCTTCCGCTCGGGCTCCCTCAAAGTCATGACGACTGTGTGA